A window of the Plasmodium vivax chromosome 12, whole genome shotgun sequence genome harbors these coding sequences:
- a CDS encoding hypothetical protein, conserved (encoded by transcript PVX_082610A): MTTVHRAGEGPQGAQRILRNFYRRTNDKQQLSMNLTEFKFYDYESKELRAVEPSPCRKYICICDSFGVIYIYQIFKNEFLYLQQLHAHLSKSSIISVMWISKKNRKKKKKKKKKHLFMHNECKDYVLAITTLCGEIVLYDLQTQKRLQSISSNGSISCAKLNNSLQYFGTTNLDGYFYLYNIYSNAGGRIYNCFDRFHEVSGESDVSDASDVRSVSDAYSSDRSDAYSSDRSDANAAYRSNHSGDDAQARPGKKIKLSSDLTEYLEEEDASSQGEEAESAPTVAPQARHVFSPPSRKTERKSQTGETLNLFITNRFKCKEKLVCLYFVDELKSREVLLSTLQGGKKKKKTKLSGDAVGGEEESGDDRYAEGPPLRNGVRELERSYHSYNHYVLLGSEESKIYKYNITSKLCEGVFKGVNEKAIIWDVLYVYRTDEVVCVDNSGSLTIFDYRTFSVKYFFSHHLYKAVSLAKTLDEDYLFTAGVDRYIIKYARTSVHDGGGAFSNVSIRQEVATRGKRTAQMIGGKLNGHAAPLNEATNVGSHAEEEQFFLHKVKESKELNKNWYRINKRSVHFTDIKRIVLLRENFIVSISDDMSFCLYDTCNQVSRYFQIGNAELNRGVYFSPNLKTIFCAHAWGISIHYNGSLISIGGRSSGDGSSPQNAGVISRKDLEQINAANYKQIAKISFAKNEFVNTCMLSEDATKIACKTNRKLSLYHFSIEDLTICNYDLSNLAASKVYSFAFLESNLLVLSFARCHFGKGRGEEVGEEGEETENLLGEGHFPGGEDNNQEAYELYEYVQDDEVVRGGNSADDYSYTYHVAIYDIDLKEVVEEVQVERTLCQLKKYNGGKIIICTDEQKNVFLFFRSFKKYLQRCFKLCDFNLSRRNIHRSYLFSTVVESLLFIFTLDNFVYVYALCYETASLSFLKTRGVRKFRLSEYRDVSLVDLGLPGAGGPHLGEAAVQDAAQDAAKPLPPPPATFQRKYCLLLRSCDKMRLLGLNISKDLAIDVQLTDVKSAFHCDGDAVEQYYLSSLNFRYNFLNTKQLYFEDASLYHLLLCAMRRERRRGGAADRLGIADRLHASDQLDDADGSPTYDALKGDAAQTGGQHTTEEPTEEPASTDPLQLSLQSLKNIKTKNILNVRVLYTPQGDVVLLLCVPQNIDCTLISVADTKKYVQ, encoded by the coding sequence ATGACGACGGTCCACCGCGCCGGTGAGGGGCCCCAAGGGGCACAGAGGATCCTCCGAAACTTTTACAGAAGAACAAATGATAAGCAGCAACTCAGCATGAACCTAACGGAATTTAAATTCTATGATTATGAGAGTAAAGAACTTAGGGCAGTAGAACCATCTCCTTGTAGaaagtacatatgtatatgcgaCTCGTTTGgggttatatatatatatcaaatttttaagaacGAATTTTTATACCTTCAGCAGCTGCATGCCCATCTGTCGAAGAGCTCCATCATATCAGTCATGTGGATTAGCAAAAAGAAccggaagaagaagaagaagaagaagaagaagcacttGTTTATGCACAACGAGTGTAAAGATTACGTCCTCGCCATTACTACTCTGTGTGGTGAGATCGTTCTCTACGACTTGCAAACGCAGAAGCGGCTGCAGAGCATCTCCAGCAACGGGAGTATCTCCTGCGCCAAGCTGAATAACAGCCTTCAGTATTTCGGCACCACCAATTTGGACGGCTACTTTTACCTGTACAATATCTACAGCAATGCTGGGGGGCGGATCTACAACTGCTTCGACCGCTTCCACGAGGTTAGCGGCGAGAGCGATGTCAGCGATGCAAGCGATGTCAGGAGCGTGAGCGACGCGTATAGCAGTGACCGTAGCGACGCGTATAGCAGTGACCGTAGCGACGCAAACGCCGCGTATAGGAGCAACCACAGCGGGGACGACGCGCAGGCGCGGCCGGGCAAAAAGATCAAACTGTCGAGCGACCTCACCGAGTActtggaggaggaggacgccTCCTCGCAGGGCGAAGAGGCAGAGAGCGCCCCCACGGTGGCCCCACAAGCTCGACACGTATTCTCCCCCCCAAGCAGAAAAACGGAAAGGAAAAGCCAAACGGGAGAAACACTTAACTTGTTTATTACGAACAGATTCAAGTGCAAGGAGAAGTTGGTGTGCCTGTACTTTGTGGATGAGTTGAAAAGCAGGGAGGTGCTGCTGAGCacgctgcagggggggaaaaagaagaagaaaaccaAGTTGTCTGGTGATGCGGTGGGAGGAGAGGAGGAAAGCGGGGATGACCGCTATGCGGAGGGCCCCCCCCTGAGGAACGGCGTCCGGGAGCTGGAAAGGTCGTACCACAGCTACAACCACTACGTGCTCCTGGGGAGCGAGGAGtccaaaatttataaatacaacATCACGAGCAAGCTCTGCGAGGGGGTGTTCAAGGGCGTCAATGAGAAGGCCATCATTTGGGATGTACTATACGTGTACAGGACGGACGAGGTGGTATGCGTAGACAATAGCGGGTCTCTGACGATCTTTGACTACCGAACGTTCAGCGTAAAATACTTCTTCAGTCATCACCTGTATAAGGCGGTGTCCTTGGCGAAGACGCTCGATGAGGATTACCTTTTCACGGCAGGGGTCGACcggtatattattaaatacgCCCGGACGAGTGTGCACGATGGAGGAGGGGCTTTCTCGAATGTAAGCATCAGGCAGGAGGTAGccacgagggggaagcggaccGCCCAGATGATTGGCGGCAAACTGAATGGGCATGCGGCACCTCTCAATGAAGCAACGAACGTTGGTAGCCACGCTGAAGAGGAACAGTTCTTCCTGCACAAGGTGAAAGAATCGAAGGAGCTTAATAAAAACTGGTACCGCATTAATAAGAGGTCGGTCCATTTCACAGACATCAAACGGATTGTCCTGCTGAGGGAGAACTTCATTGTGAGCATTAGCGACGACATGTCCTTCTGCCTGTACGACACGTGCAACCAAGTGAGTAGGTACTTTCAAATTGGCAACGCTGAGCTGAACAGGGGTGTTTATTTCTCCCCAAATTTGAAAACCATTTTTTGCGCGCACGCTTGGGGGATAAGCATTCACTATAATGGTAGCCTCATCTCCATAGGGGGTAGGAGCAGCGGTGACGGGAGTTCTCCTCAAAACGCTGGGGTGATCAGCCGGAAGGACTTAGAGCAAATTAACGCAGCCAACTACAAACAGATCGCCAAAATATCCTTTGCGAAGAACGAGTTTGTTAACACCTGCATGCTAAGTGAAGACGCGACGAAGATTGCCTGCAAAACGAATAGGAAGCTCTCCCTCTATCACTTTAGCATAGAGGACCTCACCATATGTAATTACGATTTGTCGAATCTGGCTGCTTCCAAAGTGTATTCCTTCGCCTTTTTGGAGAGCAACCTGCTCGTTCTCTCCTTTGCCAGGTGTCATTTTGGCAAAGGTAGGGGGGAAGAGGTgggagaagaaggggaagaaacggaAAACCTcctgggggaggggcacttcccggggggggaggacaaCAACCAGGAGGCCTACGAGCTGTATGAATATGTGCAGGATGACGAGGTGGTTAGAGGTGGGAACAGCGCAGATGACTACTCCTATACCTACCATGTGGCCATCTACGATATAGACCTGAAAGAAGTGGTGGAGGAAGTTCAAGTGGAGAGAACTCTCTGCCAGTTGAAGAAGTACAACGGTGGGAAGATCATCATTTGCACTgatgaacagaaaaatgtttttttattttttagaagttttaaaaagtacCTGCAGAGATGCTTCAAACTCTGCGACTTTAATTTAAGTAGGAGGAACATCCACCGCAGCTACCTCTTTTCCACCGTCGTTGAGAGCCtcctgttcatttttacgctcgacaattttgtgtatgtatatgcctTGTGCTATGAGACGGCCAGCTTGTCCTTCTTGAAGACTCGGGGCGTCCGCAAGTTCCGCCTCTCCGAGTACAGGGACGTCTCCCTGGTCGATTTGGGTCTGCCAGGGGCGGGAGGACCCCActtgggggaagcggcggtgcAGGACGCGGCGCAGGACGCGGCCAaaccgctacccccccccccagcaaCCTTCCAGCGCAAGTACTGCCTCCTCCTGCGGAGCTGCGACAAAATGAGGCTACTCGGGCTCAACATATCCAAGGACCTCGCCATCGACGTCCAGCTGACAGATGTGAAAAGTGCCTTCCATTGCGATGGAGACGCGGTCGAGCAGTACTACCTCTCCTCGCTCAACTTCCGCTACAACTTCCTCAACACGAAGCAGCTGTACTTTGAGGATGCCAGTCTGTACCACCTCCTCCTGTGCGCGATGAGGCGCGAGCGCAGGCGCGGGGGGGCGGCCGACCGGTTGGGTATAGCAGATAGGCTGCACGCTTCAGATCAGCTGGACGATGCCGACGGATCTCCTACGTATGACGCCTTAAAAGGTGACGCAGCACAAACGGGAGGACAACACACCACGGAAGAGCCTACGGAAGAGCCCGCCAGCACGGATCCTTTGCAACTCTCTCTCCAATCCCtgaagaatataaaaacgaaaaacatCTTGAACGTGCGCGTCCTGTACACCCCGCAGGGCGACGTCGTGCTGCTTCTCTGTGTGCCCCAGAATATCGACTGCACGCTGATTAGTGTGGCTGACACGAAGAAGTATGTTCAGTAG
- a CDS encoding hypothetical protein, conserved (encoded by transcript PVX_082605A) encodes MKRKGCDVNVLSLVISNNNLCYCLLRNKIIKKIGLINIKKDFQPYEQGPSSTRKGKKPPDKEELQYSYDREDTPLSFNIREILTVLNLVKLHSDGGGPHGDSSGDSAKDSAKDSAKDSTDDSTYDGAAQSSQPGDPPKGAHTERAQTVEEQPHQRQNQPQQQPRQTQQWVIGIEKVNDKYEKNRTKEKILSVLVYFLNSIFKCQIVFFCPKEARKYFSTKCGYSLETREETYKYIKDKVKNFPTVSKSENKVNCLFSDSYVMAFYTYRYYMHHLVKNNRTVFNYLESEVRRNRSFNNILHSLKGVQDEKGSHDLRELLRDRIGRIVDRESYRLVDRHML; translated from the coding sequence atgaagaggaagggaTGCGACGTAAACGTGTTGAGCTTGGTAATAAGCAACAACAACCTGTGCTACTGCCTGCTGaggaataaaattattaaaaaaataggactGATTAACATTAAGAAGGACTTCCAGCCCTATGAGCAGGGCCCCTCCAGCACtcgaaagggaaagaaacCCCCCGACAAGGAGGAGTTGCAATACAGCTATGACCGAGAGGACACCCCTCTGAGCTTCAACATTCGGGAAATCCTAACCGTTTTGAATTTGGTCAAGTTGCATTCCGATGGGGGGGGGCCGCACGGTGATAGCTCCGGCGATAGCGCTAAGGACAGCGCTAAGGACAGCGCCAAGGACAGCACCGACGATAGCACCTACGATGGCGCTGCTCAGTCGAGCCAACCGGGTGACCCGCCAAAGGGCGCGCACACAGAAAGGGCCCAAACGGTGGAAGAACAACCGCATCAGCGGCAGAACCAGCCACAGCAACAGCCGCGGCAGACCCAACAGTGGGTCATCGGGATCGAGAAGGTAAATGACAAGTACGAGAAGAACAGAACGAAGGAGAAGATCCTCTCCGTCCTCGTGTACTTCCTAAACTCAATTTTCAAATgccaaattgtttttttctgccctaAAGAGGCGAGAAAATACTTCAGCACCAAATGTGGCTACAGCTTGGAGACGCGCGAAGAGACctataaatacataaaggACAAGGTGAAGAACTTCCCAACAGTTAGTAAAAGTGAAAACAAGGTCAACTGCCTATTCAGTGACAGCTACGTCATGGCGTTTTACACATACAGGTACTACATGCACCACCTGGTGAAGAACAACCGGACCGTCTTCAACTACCTCGAAAGTGAGGTGCGCAGGAATAGGAGTTTTAACAACATTTTGCACAGCTTGAAGGGCGTGCAGGATGAGAAGGGCTCGCACGACTTGAGGGAGCTGCTCAGGGACAGGATTGGCCGCATCGTGGACCGCGAGTCGTACCGGCTGGTTGACCGGCACATGCTTTGA
- a CDS encoding histone H3.2, putative (encoded by transcript PVX_082615A), producing the protein MVRTKKSVPTHNPLSSEPANKTAPSRPSHKQVASSKASNNAATGKGARSQIPQKGMKKTTRIRRPHRYRPGVLALKEIRAYQATTQLLIPKIPFVRVVKEITQLFELPNEQLRYTPEALLALQTASEAYLVSLFEDAYLCSLHANRVTLMPKDIHLARRIRGRD; encoded by the coding sequence ATGGTGCGCACGAAAAAGAGCGTGCCCACGCACAACCCCCTGAGCAGCGAGCCGGCGAACAAGACGGCGCCGAGCAGACCATCACACAAGCAGGTCGCCTCGTCCAAAGCGAGCAACAACGCCGCAACAGGCAAAGGGGCAAGAAGTCAAATTCCGCAAAAGGGAATGAAGAAGACGACTAGAATTAGGAGGCCCCATCGGTACAGACCAGGTGTATTAGCATTAAAGGAAATACGGGCATACCAAGCGACAACACAGCTGCTCATTCCGAAGATCCCTTTTGTTCGAGTGGTGAAGGAGATTACCCAACTGTTTGAGTTGCCGAATGAACAGCTGCGCTACACCCCCGAGGCCCTGTTGGCGCTGCAAACCGCGTCGGAGGCCTACCTCGTCAGTCTCTTTGAAGATGCCTACCTGTGTTCGCTCCACGCAAACCGGGTCACCCTCATGCCTAAGGACATTCACCTGGCTCGCCGGATCCGCGGCCGCGATTGA
- a CDS encoding hypothetical protein, conserved (encoded by transcript PVX_082595A), whose amino-acid sequence MGRLARLAALLVVLTLQCLRTGAIEVYVTVRPNKIKCLKERINKDTLVVGKFKTDSKNSPISIFIYDADVNERTFNFQKKLPIFETINEHDIKTAFTTFYSTSYSFCAYNSTNKILDVFFEIKHGTEARDYAQIAKSEHLNEATMYLNQILDQMNNFHLNLKRIKASEENEKKSSDKLNDTLMWFSLMNILIIIVAAIIQDFYFKRFFTSKKII is encoded by the coding sequence ATGGGGCGACTGGCCCGGCTGGCTGCACTCCTCGTGGTGCTGACCCTGCAGTGCCTGCGCACAGGCGCGATAGAGGTGTACGTCACCGTGCGGCCGAACAAAATCAAATGCCTGAAGGAGCGAATTAACAAAGACACCCTCGTCGTGGGCAAATTCAAAACAGACAGCAAAAATTCCCCCATCTCTATATTTATCTACGACGCGGATGTAAACGAGCGAACTTttaatttccaaaaaaaactgccaatTTTTGAAACGATTAATGAGCACGACATAAAGACGGCCTTCACAACCTTCTACTCCACCTCCTACTCCTTCTGTGCCTATAACagcacaaataaaattttggatgtttttttcgaaattaaACATGGGACGGAGGCAAGGGACTATGCGCAGATAGCCAAATCGGAACACCTGAATGAAGCCACCATGTATTTGAATCAAATCCTGGACCAAATGAATAACTTCCATTTAAATTTGAAACGGATTAAAGCGTCGGAGGAGAACGAGAAGAAGTCCAGTGACAAGCTCAATGACACCCTCATGTGGTTTTCCCTCATGAACATTTTGATCATCATCGTCGCCGCCATCATCCAGGACTTTTACTTCAAACGATTTTTCACCTCCAAGAAGATCATCTGA
- a CDS encoding hypothetical protein, conserved (encoded by transcript PVX_082620A): protein MPVALNCLSEEGRRALEQGGPEPVLHKATNVEFIYNKLNLGEGKLYIMEKKIIWVSTQNEEEKKKKKITNFKDIPNSANYLKHYEKNRSFYMHLLNDVNNVTVDSSSIALHAITSDEKIFANSCVYIQLNGDILGGGNEDTGSMNSMGSMGDEDAAAAEEGTDHVGSAVDQVDCGVDRAEGDEVPKRPIEKLGKRLFTKLSKQRSVFKKNEQNHLGGQENGDEENADDELIEESITPEILLVSKNYLANDAIFRQLSNMDHSPDDEDDESEGGEEEEEEAAEGEEAEEGEEAEEGDEAEEDA, encoded by the coding sequence ATGCCGGTCGCACTCAACTGCCTCAGCGAAGAAGGCCGGCGGGCCCTGGAGCAAGGGGGCCCAGAGCCAGTGCTGCACAAAGCCACCAACGTAGAATTCATTTACAACAAGCTAAACCTTGGGGAGggaaaattatacataatggAAAAGAAGATCATTTGGGTCTCCacccaaaatgaagaggaaaaaaaaaaaaaaaaaattacaaattttaaagaCATCCCCAATAGCGCCAATTATTTGAAGCACTACGAGAAGAACCGCAGCTTCTACATGCACCTGCTCAATGACGTGAACAACGTCACCGTGGATTCCTCAAGCATCGCCTTGCATGCAATCACGTCGGATGAAAAGATTTTCGCCAActcatgtgtgtacatacaaCTCAACGGCGACAttcttggggggggaaacgaaGACACAGGCAGCATGAACAGCATGGGCAGCATGGGCGACGAGGACGCAGCTGCGGCTGAAGAGGGAACAGACCATGTGGGTAGCGCCGTCGACCAAGTTGACTGCGGGGTGGACCGTGCCGAGGGAGACGAAGTCCCCAAGAGGCCCATAGAAAAACTGGGCAAACGGTTATTCACAAAACTGTCAAAGCAGAGGagtgtttttaaaaaaaatgagcagaaCCACCTGGGGGGGCAGGAAAATGGCGATGAGGAAAATGCCGACGATGAACTGATTGAAGAAAGCATAACGCCAGAGATCCTCCTCGTtagcaaaaattatttggcCAACGATGCGATTTTTCGCCAGCTGAGCAACATGGACCACTCGCCGGACGATGAGGATGACGAAagtgaagggggagaagaagaggaggaagaagcggcggagggggaagaagcggaggagggggaagaagcagaggagggggatgaagcggaggaggacgCTTGA
- a CDS encoding hypothetical protein, conserved (encoded by transcript PVX_082600A): MQPAQSEEQTEAQVPKSQAKIVNELIENKDSICAWCFDVLKNELKNEKLDKAPPLIQSLHKSGFKIPFFVKWMKLNDVKDMGSYDYDAYELNGCIGCLNETDIMELRYYALESALNDTRFYPITLKDFPSLIVTITYLFNFEKCAHVYDWVIGKHGIKISFVVNKRRYSSTFLPEVASQHNFDHQTTVKKLIRKANYRGEINDELLENIQVERYEGVSCSLTHVDYERGKRGEAVR; the protein is encoded by the coding sequence ATGCAGCCCGCCCAGAGTGAAGAACAGACGGAGGCTCAAGTACCAAAGAGCCAAGCAAAAATAGTAAATGAGCTAATCGAAAATAAGGACTCCATCTGCGCATGGTGTTTTGATGTACTAAAGAATGaactgaaaaatgaaaaattggaTAAAGCCCCCCCTCTGATTCAGTCCCTACATAAGAGTGGATTTAAGATCCCCTTCTTCGTCAAATGGATGAAGCTGAATGATGTGAAGGACATGGGGTCCTACGACTACGATGCGTATGAGCTAAACGGATGTATCGGTTGCTTAAACGAAACAGATATAATGGAGCTGCGCTATTATGCTTTGGAGAGTGCCCTCAACGACACAAGGTTCTATCCCATCACGCTAAAGGATTTTCCTTCCCTTATTGTCAccataacatatttatttaattttgaaaagtgtgcacatgtgtacgaCTGGGTCATTGGAAAGCACGGAATTAAAATCAGCTTCGTCGTCAACAAGAGGAGGTACTCGTCCACCTTCTTGCCCGAAGTGGCTTCCCAGCATAACTTCGACCATCAAACGACCGTCAAGAAACTGATTAGGAAGGCAAACTACAGGGGGGAAATCAACGACGAGCTTTTGGAGAACATACAGGTGGAGCGCTACGAGGGGGTCAGCTGCAGCCTCACCCACGTGGACTAcgagagggggaagcggggggaagcagtCAGGTGA